The nucleotide sequence GTAGGCCTTCCATTGCGGAAAGGCATTGTCGGCGGCGTGGACCACCACCAACCCACCGCCGTGGCGCATATACTTTTCGAACGCCTGCTGCGTTTCCTTCGGCCAAGGCGCGCCGTTGTAGTTCGACACCACGACCTGGTAGCCGGCGAAGTCCGGCTTGAAACGGCTCAGATCGCCGTTGGCTGGCGTGGTCGCCACATCCACGCTGAAGAGACCGGAATCTTCCAGGTACTTTTTGAGCAGCGGTGTGGTGGCCTTCCAGTTATGGTTGTTTTGGCCGTCGACGATCAAGGCTTTGAGCATCGGCTCGGCCCCGAGGCACGGCAAGGCACAAAGCAACAATCCGAAGCAAATCGGCGATCGCAACATGGTGAGGTTCCTCTAGGAGTGGGCGGCTACTCCGCTCAACCTATCGCCGGGTCCTGGGCCTGTCAAAGCGCGCTGCGCCACCAAGACTCTGTAGGGAACGGACTCCGTGCCGTTCCGTGGAATGCCGATGGAAGATCGTTCGGTGCGCGCGGAACGGCACGGAGTCCGTTCCCTACAGAGCTGCACGCAACCCCGTTCCTGTAACCGCGATGGCCCGGTGATTTCATTGGCCGAATCCTTGGATTACAATTGCGGGACATTCGGTCCGCTTTGTGAATCTTTAACCCACTGGAAAAATCCGCCATGACACGCACGCACGCTTTTCGATGGTTCTCGTTGACGCTGATGGGCCTCGTTTTCTCAGGGCAACCGGCACGCGCTGCCGATGGCCAGCCGCTCAAGACGCTGTTGATCGCCGGCGGCTGCTGCCACGACTACGCCAAGCAAAAAGACCTGCTCAAGCAGGGGCTGGAAGCACGGGCCAACGTCGAGGTGACGATCGTCTATTCGCCCGACACGACGACCAAAGCCCGTTTCGATATTTATGAAAACCCGGACTGGGCCAAGGGCTACGACGTGGTGATTCACGACGAGTGTACCAGCCAAGTCACGGACATGCCGTACTTGCGGAACATCCTCAACGCCCACAAGAGCGGAGTGCCGGCGGTCAACCTGCATTGCGCCATGCACAGCTACCGCGTGGGCACCAACGACTGGTTCGAGTTCGTGGGCATCCAATCGGCCAAGCACGGTCCGCAGCTTCCGATCGGCATCACCTTTGTCGACAAGGAACACCCGGTCACACGGGGACTGGCCGATTGGACCACGATCAACGAAGAGCTTTACAACAATGTGACGGTGCTGGACAGTGCCACGCCTCTGG is from Pirellulales bacterium and encodes:
- a CDS encoding ThuA domain-containing protein, with translation MTRTHAFRWFSLTLMGLVFSGQPARAADGQPLKTLLIAGGCCHDYAKQKDLLKQGLEARANVEVTIVYSPDTTTKARFDIYENPDWAKGYDVVIHDECTSQVTDMPYLRNILNAHKSGVPAVNLHCAMHSYRVGTNDWFEFVGIQSAKHGPQLPIGITFVDKEHPVTRGLADWTTINEELYNNVTVLDSATPLARGKQKLEKGESDFVVAWANQYGKTRVFSTTIGHNNDTVGDPRYLDLVTRGLLWSCDKLNGDYLKVKAQ